The genomic region ttcacactttttccaaattttccaaattcgatacgtttgcctcgtctgaggctgtttttgggaggaaagttcttcaagcagtggtgccttccatttaggttccctgtcttgtccctgcctttcatccgtgtactatagctttgttattgtatcccataagtaaggatgaaatccgtggactcatcgtatcttgtaaaagaaaaggaaatttatttttacctgataaatttgtttcttttacgatacgatgagtccacggcccaccctgtttttataagacaggtctttaatttgttaaacttcagtcacctctgcaccttggcttttcttttctcttcctaacttcggtcgaatgactggagtgggagggaagggaggagctatatatacagctctgctgtggtgctctttgcctcctcctgctgaccaggaggcgatatcccacaagtaaggatgaaatccgtggacttatcgtatcgtaaaagaaacaaatttatcaggtaagaataaatttcctttttttttttttttaaatgtgcataagttacattgtaacactgatatctggtaggaatctctgaataaccctttacgcatgtgtatatatgtatgtatatgtaagcaacccaacttctctgggatcccctttgtaaaTAAAACACAGACATTTATAGccttggcattactttttggtaattaggccgctaaatgccactgcgcgccacacttgtattatgcccagcagtgaaggggttaattagggagcttgtagggttaattttagatttagtgtagtagacaacccaaagtattgatctaggcccattttggtatatttcatgccaccatttcactgccaaatgcgatcaaataaaaaaaaaaaaaagttcactaactttaggtttctcactgaaattatttacaaacagcttgtgcagttatggcacaaatggttgtaaattattctctaagatcccctttgttcagatatagctttggcattgctttttggccgctaaatgccgctgcacaccacacttgtattatgcccagcagtgaaggggttaattagggagcttgaatggttaattttagctttagtgtagagatcagcctcccacctgactcatcccaccccctaatccctccctgacccctctcaaacagctcctttccctcccccacctcactattgtcactgcCAGTATAAAATTAAAaggtgtggggttttttttgttttttttttaattcaaactttttctgtagtgtagctgccccccctcaatacccttccCAACTTCCTCTcccaccaacaattggcaccatcgttggccgatgcagagagggtagaacatacaattttaaacaacttcattctcttgttatcatttgttgaaggagcagcaatgcatgactggtttctaactaaacacatgggtgagccaatgacaatcggtgtgtgtgtgtatatatatatatatatatatatatatatatgcagtcaccaatcagcagctagaacctaggttctttgctgctcctgagcttacctagataaaactttcagcaaaggataacaagagaaggaagcaaattaaataatagaagtcaattggaaagttgtttaaaattgcatgctttttctgaatcattaaccctttgagtgctaagcactttcccacctgggtgctaaggttttcttaaagggttttttatttaatatttttaaaaatatgtattttttttacttttttttttatttatttcagatccccaagacttacactgttggaaaggttaggcgaatacctttccaacggtgagtcttgggggtctgtagctgcttagatgcctgagatacaggcttctaagcagcatgccccctgctcctatatttaacattgttaatgttaaataaagttgcacagtgacgtcatcacgtttattgcgcgtgacgtcaccacgcaaaacggaagccccggcgatgcctttcattatgcagcaccaatcgccggggtaggagcgactgggagaccccagatctccctcaagttgggagagtgctaatgactgttctgagccgtcattagcaccagagtgggaaactctctgtgacggctcagagccgtcattagcaccagagtgggaaactctgtgacggctccgagccgtcattagcactcaaggggttaaagaaaaaatttgggttttatgtccctttaagaaagggtattgcaggatgcctcaatatggaggcatcactgcaataccctaaaagcgtctggaagcgatcacgatcacttccagcacttgaaaaccctgaggacgtacagggtacgtccttggtcattaagtgacagtttatGTAGGATGTACTCtgtatgtccttggtccttaaggggttaaagggaaaatgaaacccaacatttttctttcatgatttaaatagagcataccattttaaacttctttccaatttgcttcattctctcggtatgctttgttaaagaaacagcaatgcaaaaattagataatagaagtcaattggaacgtttgtttaaaattgcacacactttctgaatcatgaaagaaaagtaaattgagtTTCACTTCCTTTTTAAGTAAATCGGATTTAATTACTGAAACTAATATTGCACTATTAGATTTGTACAAATCCTTATTGGCTGATTAGGAAAGTTGCCACTGctttactggtggagagggacacacctctgATGTATGACAAGCAAATGTTGCTTTATTTGGGTCAGGGActtgagtatatattttttttttttttaaagaaaaaatctgaaatacattttaaaatgccctttttTAATGAAACCAATAAGAAAGTTGACTGCAATCTCGATATAAGTTTGCTGCTAGGATTATACCGAGCAGAAGCCATTGAAGAATATATGGTGGTGTGTTTATTAGAAACCGTGTTTTCTTATAATCCGCTTTATGAACCCATGTGGGTGTAaggcttttatgtttttttttttttgtttttttttttctaaagggttaaaaatgttttacagtttttttttgtttgttttttttcctcttcagtaataaaaatatcaaatatttattataattaattatagTATATTTCAAATACGGGATATGCATATACAAAGATCTTTTAAAAtgtctcatttaaataataaaaaaaaatctgacagtTATTTTCAGGGTCTAACTGTAAGTAACTTCCCACTACAATGTAAAACATTACAGAAACACTTATACTTACTGTATTATGCTTTAATCACCATAAAGATTGCTAAACATTTCTAGTGTGCACACGTTAGCCTTGGCCttgtctgccttaaagggacacaagttaaactttcatgaatctgaGAATGCAGTTTAAAAATAACATTCAGGTCATTTCCATTCTCAAAATGTGTACACTTAATGAGGCCACACCTATTAAGCATGTACAAGTgtccacagaatatacatatatgcattttgtgattggctgatggctgttattgcattgtctgtttttattatgcaattctgctgtatttaatggtccttttttaaagggacatggaatccagatatttttctttcatgctttagatagagcatacatttttaagcaactttccaattaaaagtactctgaacccaattttattctttctagattcagatagagcatgcaattttaagcaactttctaatgtactcctattatcatttttttatttgttctcttgctatctttatttgaaaaagaaggcatctaagctttttgtttggttcagaactctagacagcactttttttattggtggatgaatttatccaccaatcagcaaggacaatccaggttgttcaccaaaaatggtccggcatctaaacttgttatctttatttgaaatgcaagaatataagagaatgaagaaaatttgataataggagtaaattagaaagttgcttaaaattgcatgctctatctgaatcatgaaagaaaaaatttgggttcagtgtccctttaactattatcaattttgtttaattatcttggtattctttgttgaaggagctgcaattctCTCTACGGGGAGTTAGATTAACAAAATCATTAAGCCAGTGATGAGgaatatatgggcagccaccattCATCGGCTCCAAAGCCCACacaggtattctttttaacaaagaataccaagagaaaaaagcaaattaaataattgaaatacattggaaagttcttcAAAATTGAATTTCCCTTTTAATGttaagtttaaaaaatgtatagcGCTTAACTTGTGTCTATATCCTTTAAAATCCCTCTCTGGCTTCATTCGTGTAATTCTGTGCAATTCAAAACAGAATGAACAGATAGGCACGCTTTAGTGAATTATTTATAAAGAATAAAATATCTGATAAAGAGAGAAGAGTTTTTAGTAAATGCTGCTCTCTAAATTTAATGAATTACAGTGCCCTTGGAGAGGGAGTTCTTCTACTTTACTTATATATGTTAAActgttgtacaatatatatacaagCACCAaagaatacacatgtatacaacaaCTCTCATTGTCCCCTCCCCAGGTCTAAGTTACCCTGTCTTTAAGGGAGTGATGAAAAGGGGTTACAAGGTGCCCACCCCAATCCAGAGAAAGGTGAGTCACCTGTTATTGTTTTACTGTCTAACATGGTAGCATTTCTCACTTTGTTGGACATTCCTATTTTGTACTAAATGCTTCAAAATGCGTAAAGCTGATTTGAAATTAATATACAGAATTGTATCAAGTTTTTGCTTAACCTCTCTACTAGGTAATCCCCGTCATTTTGGATGGCAAGGATGTAGTAGCTATGGCTAGGACAGGAAGTGGTAAGACGGCTTGCTTCCTTATCCCCATGTTTGAGAAGTTAAAAGCGCACAGTGCCCAGACAGGAGTCCGCGGGCTTATACTTTCACCAACTCGAGAACTGGCGCTGCAAACCCTGAAATTCACCAAGGAGGTATGAGACTCTTGAGCAAACATAGACTGAATTGCTGGTCTTATTAGTGGTACTAACGCTAATATTCTTTCATGGCAGCTGGGAAAATTTACTGGACTGAAAACTGCTCTCATTTTGGGGGGAGACAggtaagtttgattttttttttttttttttttttttttttttttttttttatttcgtcccccctgtttttcttcttttaaaaatataaatccaCATTTTCTTAATTGCACGTGTAATTTTCATGGAGCATTAAACCCTGTGAGATTGTTACTTACCAGCTctgttataactgtccctaactggtttCAGCACAggacataagatataaaaagaacagGCTTTTAAACATAGGAAGCCTTTAATTGCAACATGACAGTGGTCATTACTTTAAAATTATTTCTTCAATACTTAAACTGCTTTAATTAAAAATGCATCTGCATATTCTCAGGCCAATCTTTatctttatatacatccattaTATATAGTGTTTGGTTTCCATTAACACCTTAAGTCACCTGGATGTAATTACTACATCACAGGGTATTTTGCCAAGCGAACCCTGTTGACTTAGTCAATATgtccaaccttctgcctcatgctgtggcatctaccttcatatagtaagggagcgcTGATCATGCTCCCTATATCGTATGAAGGTAGATTAACCGATCAAGTCTGTAACGATCTTGGTTTTGGTTGGAAGTtagtgtgggagggaaggagggaggctgGTGGTTGGGAGGGACCCTACGCTACAGAGAAGAAATGAGGGAGGGATGGGGGACGATGCACTAAAGAGAAGGGTTAAGGGAGGGGGCTCACTGACAATCAGTTGGGGCAGTGGGAAccacaacactacagaaaaaatagtaaatattaaagaaaaaagaaaaggaaaaaaaaacatacaaactagGTAGTGGCAGAcaaccagtacctaagatggcggcatcttgtgaggggggagggttagagagctgttgggggagaTACAGGGAGGTGGGTGGTAGAGCAGGGTTACCTACAATCCAATGTATAAAGACAAAGTTTTGTGAACTAATGCCAAAGTGTTAGCTAATGTTGCCCACAATCGCAACTGCTCAcgctaactttattttaattaCCTACAATccagacatttaaaaaataaaaataaattataatcccTACACTGCATACAggcagactctctgccagtacctaaaatggtggtgacaagtgtgtgtgtgtggggaggttGTTAGGGTAGATTTCTgtttgggagggtaatctctacattaaTGCTAAAATTAGCTTGTAAGGTTCTCTTAACACCTTCAATGTCGGGAATTTCAGAAGTTTGTTGCACAGCTGTAATTaggggccttttaattaccaaaaaaacaatgcaagtctgctatttctgaacaaaggggatcccagacaaacTTTTACATTTGTCTTTGACTGcattagttgtgtgtaaataatttcagtgaaaaaacctagtttgtgaaaaagttacaaatgttttttataatatgattgcatttgcTGGCGAAACGGTGGcaggaaatatacaaaaatgggcctagatcaataccttgggttatctactaaaatatatgtatagatttgataggtaaataaaaaaaaaaaaaacaaggctccatttctgtttaaatggagtgatagcaaaaaggcaagttttttttttttttttccctttgaaattcccggtagtgaagggacattctaatgcaaaaataaaatgttctaagtgAATGGAGTAATTGTTATTTTAAcactagtgtcccttttaaattgtaTATGTAACCCCTTTGTGGGTGTTAGTCATTCTCTGAGCTGCAGCATGTTGACTCTCCTGTGCAGGACATAGTATAATTTGCAGCTACATGGGTATACCACTCCCCATTTTAATGATCACTACAGTATGTTGTTGTTTTTATCCCCCCAAAATATAATTTCCTATATTCTGTTTACAGGATGGAAGATCAGTTTGCTGCTTTGCATGAAAATCCAGACATGTAAGTTCTTTCTTTTAGCTAAACCGTTAAAAATGAATTTTCAGGGGGGCTAGATTCTGTCTGAACAGACTCTTTCCTAATCTCAAATCTGTGTACCATTTTTCTATATGTTTTAATTGACCATTTTTATTTTCTGCTAACAGAATCATTGGCACCCCTGGTCGTTTGATGCATGTGGCAGTGGAAATGAATCTTAAGCTGCGCTGTGTGGAATATGTGGTATTTGATGAAGCAGACAGGTAAGTGATTAGTTTAGAGTCTCCTGCCCAGTTATACTCATAATTTACTTACAAATTTTGTCTTTTTCCCTTGTTAGACTTTTTGAAATGGGCTTTGCAGAACAATTGCAGGAGATCATCTCTCGTCTTCCAGATACTCGGCAAACTCTGCTGTTCTCTGCCACTCTCCCCAAGATGCTTCTTGAGTTTGCCCGTGCAGGTAAATACTTATCCAGGTAATCAGATCAGACCCGTTAGAGATGTGTTGAATTGCTTGGGTTACATAGAGTATGGAACAAAGTAATGTTTTCATATTTGCTAAAGATCCTCTAAACCAgtacttgacaaatctgtttaaaatgtaggagccagacagtggtaattgtatatagatatatgaagattaacccaaaaagttaggagccaggggtagaaTTCTAGTAACCAGTGGCTCACTGGCTCCTGGTTTTGTCAAGGAAGGCCCTGCTCTAAACACTTAATATTTTCCCATTTTAATTTTCAGACCTTTTCTCTGtggatacatttttcttttttttcttttctttttttttcttttttttttatctccacctTTTACCATTTTATGTTTCAGTCCTTTTCAAccatattgttgttattattattattaggtcttACTGAGCCTGTTCTGGTCCGTCTGGATGTTGACACTAAACTAAGTGACCAACTAAAGGTAAATCCTTATGACTTAGAAGTAGAATTGTAAGACACTGAGAGTGATAAGACTGAGCATTTTTCCCTTCCCTCAGCTGTCCTTCTTTCACATGAGAGAAGAAGAAAAACCAGCTGTGCTTTTGCATCTCTTGCGTTGTGTGGTGAAACCACAAGAACAGACAGTTGTGTTTGTGGCAACTAAACATCATGCTGAATATCTTAGAGAGGTGAGTGGCTGGTCATAAGATAAGAGATTAGTTATTTATAACTAGCAAGGTATGGGTTTACCAAATGTCAACAATCTAGTCTTCCAAaattggggagggggggggggtttatctttttttttttttttttttttttttttttttccacacagtTTCTTTCTATGATTTTggttgatctgttttttttttcacttaaggggcatgaaacccaatgtttttcttctttcctgattcagatagagcaacatttcaatttactgctatttaatttgttttgttgtcttgatatgctttgttgaaaaggataaataggtagattcaggagctgatgattggtggctgcagatatatgctttTTCTAACTTGCTCACCCAgtgcatttagctagctcccagtattgcatttctacttcttcaacaaaggataccacaaaaattaagcaaattctgtaatagaagtaaattggaaatttgtttaatattgtattctctatctgaatcatgaaaaaaaaattaaggtttCGTGTCCCTTAAATTGTGTTTCATTCACTCTTCTTTCCCATAGTTGTTGGACATGCAGGGCATCCCCTGCTCTCACATATACAGTTCTCTGGATCAGACAGCCAGGAAGATCAATTTGGGTTTGTTCCTTCATGGAAAGGTGCGTGCTCTAATGGTCACAGATGTTGCTGCTCGAGGCATTGACATTCCCATGCTGGACAACGTTATCAACTACAGTTTCCCCCCCAAAGCCAAGCTCTTCTTGCATCGTGTTGGTAGGAAAAACAAActtcaatgaatatatatatatatatatatatatatatatatataatttagctgTCAATACTCCTCTTTTCTccatcccactttttttttttttttttaaatctatccagTTCCTAAACTTTTGCATTTTTATTcttcttacaatttttttttcacccTTTTTCTTTACAAGGTCGCGTGGCAAGAGCAGGTCGTAGCGGCACTGCTTACTCCCTTGTAGCACCTGATGAAATGCCATATGTGTATGACCTTCACCTTTTCCTTGGGCGGCCTTTGAAGTTGGCAGGATCTTATGAAATGGATGATGGTAAATCCAGAAGCTTTCATTGTGTAATATTTGGCAGCAATGTTTGGCAAAAGGCACTGAGCTTTGTATCCTGTTAACAGAACAAGATGGAGTGCTGGGACGTGTACCGCAGACTGTAATAGATGATGAGGAGTCTCTCCTGATCACAGACCATGAGCGATCACTGGACCTGCAGAATCTACACCATGTGGCAGAGAATGCTTACAAACAGTACTGTAAATCCAGACCAGCACCTGCCCCAGAGTCTATCAAAAGGGTCAAGGAGGCAAATTACTCTCAGCTGGGCATCCATCCCATATTCTGTGAGTGTCCTTTGTCTTTGTTGTTTAATACACGTCCCCTTCTTTCGCTATTACTTATTTTCTGTTATCAACAAAATATACAACGACTCCGCTTATCTCTTATGGATAGAGACAAGAGTTTGTGTATTCAAAAATTGTGaccttcttaaagtgacagtaaagagaaaattaaacttttaattcagataaattttaagcaactttccaatttacttttgttattaaattagtttcattctctggtatcttttgttgaaaatcatacccaaGTAGTATCTGGAGCAACAATTCACTCatgggagctagctcctgatttggtggctatatatatatatatatatatatatatatatatatatatatatatatatatatatatatatatatatatatatatatatatatatatatatatatatatgtatgtgtatatatatatatatgtatgtgtgtgtatatatatatatatatatatgtatgtatgtgtgtgtatatatatatatatatatgtatgtatgtgtgtgtatatatatatatatcacacaaacaaCAAGTAATCAGCGCTTAAAGATTATAAGAGATCTGTTTGTCTACTACccagagtatatatgtgtataaaagacCAATACAGATTATGTAGCCAACAGTCTCATATATTTAGAGGTGGTTAGTCTATGGATATATACAGTTCCTTGTATCCCACAGTACAGGTTCCCGTGTGCTGTGATTGTATGGCAGCCCGTTTGAGAATAAAggtgatcccccgcagggcgaggttcctcttgttAATCTGAAAAGTAGGTGACAAAACAGGCGCACAAgtcacacttcgtgtaatacgttcaggtTATAAGTGCAGATAAAAGgtgaaaaatccacgctcacctggtataCCCTCGCGATATGAGGTATTTTAGAAGCCTTTGTGTTAGTATGGTCTTCCTTCTCCTGGTCCTCTTATTCATCCACGATCCTCAAGGGTCTTTGAAACCTTCCCTATTAGCAGGGAACTTGTAGCAGCAGACTGAGTGCAGTATAGAAAGAGAGCTTTGCGCGTGTTCGCCGTTGATCTTTGAGACGgaagctatatatttatatagcttataacctgaacgtattacacgaagtgtgccttgtgcgcctgttttgtcacctactatatatatatatatatatatatatatatatatatatatatatatatatatatatatatatatatatatatatatatataatgtgtgtgtatttatgtatgtccaAGCAAAATAATAGTTTAATGGCGGCTGGGCTAGACAGTGATCTATGGTGACGTGGTTCTGATCATTTGTCTGGCTTAAGCTTTGCACAGATGaggaatctttatttgaactggAGCATGAGCTGAAAGAACCACTTATGAAGTAAGCATGACaacaggatctgtataggttgaactcgatttcTGTCCTATTTTAACCTCATCTACCATGTTAGTATGTTACTATGTAACAACGTCAACGTGAGATGCATACAAACATGATGTACCTTTAATATCCTCCCAGGGCAGGACAAATAAAGCTGCTTTTATACTAATTCATGCTTTACTGGTAAGATGGCATTAGTTACAGTAGCTGTGGCAAAATTAGCACTCAAGGCCCAGTATGTTGTGTTTTAATTTTGATCTAATCTCTATCTCTCTGTGAGATTGAACCTCTGACTTCTAAATAATTAAAGTTACAGTAACAAATGTCAACCTGTAATGTTATGGCTGCACTTAGTCATTAATTGGTGCTAATGTTCAATTCTTATTACCGATTTGTGTTAAATACCCATTTCCCAAAAGGAATTTATTGACAAAATATACTAGATCCTCAAACGCATGTATTGCCATATGTGAGAAGAGAGGGGACAGTGTTACAGAACTttagtaaacaaaaatatttttcatagaattcaaagtttttttttttttttattattatttttgtatagtgtgttttgttgttgttactAATGGAGTCATTACTTTTAAGGTAACAAttacaatatatttacatttttgctaCGTTATAATCTGACTTTGTTTTTCTTGGATGGATATGCCATTTTAGTGGTGCTTGTTTTGTTATTTTAGTGATAATGGTCACTGTATGTGCAGCCATTTTATTGGTAAGAAGCAACCACTATGAAGATTTCTACATATATTGTGGTCTTTGctattcttattgcactattgctttctTCAACCTGTGTGTTCACCCCccataaaagggttaaaaacagCTAAATTCCGCTCCAgacctgcaatgcactactggccctGAGCTGAATATCTCTGCTGATCCAGTCCGGATTGACATGTGTAGCCACTCGGTTATTAGCCCTATTTAGTTCAGGTtcaacagtgcattgctgctccaatgCTGACTTTAGTTTTGTGTTTCATTTCTTTGTGGGGGATAAACATAGTATTAGGCAAGCAATAGCACAGTAAGGAAAATCTGCAACACGTCACACCATTCTTATTgcagtttcatgttcctttaagcaagctctttgtttttattatttttgatcttgTGAAGTTATTGGCCAGCATGGTATGTAATTATTAAATAATCATACACTCTTAGAATTATGTGCAATGATCTGCTTGGCTGAGAAGActcctagcatttttttttttttaaacaaatttaaattcaTCTGAATATTAGATTAGAATGGACATGATTGTTTAAAAAACACTTCTTAAAAgggtattaaacagtatgagattgcaatataaaatgtgcgattaagttgctttaaaaaaaaaaaaaatgtaatatagttttattttgcctccttttcctgtaaattaactgattatttttttttttttttttttttttaaatttcaacgaatttctataaagtaatggactaAACTATGtctaaacttacattttaaacTTATCTTACTGTCCTATtgcaaacaattaggaacagatataaaacaggcaataaaaccgACTAATACAAAGTTGTGTGGGTTTACACAAACTATACTTTATTTTATGGTTTATAGATCTTTCCCTAATTCTACACAGAAGACCGAAATTAACAGAAAAGTAGTTAAAAGGTGACAGCACCATTACTTTATATAGAGtctaatgtattttatataaaataaaccttttattCGCCTCTCTACCacaacctgcagtccatatttaacaagcatcGGTCATCAAACTGGTGCTTCCATAACCTTTAGCCacctcgtccgaccagggagattgaccgcTCCTACCCACgtttgattggctgtgcacgggcagggggcgggattgcacgcaagtgcaaaatagagCTTGTGTGTgatgctgaattctggcagcggaattcagccagcAGAGGTGAGTTGTGGCAGACAGGGAGGGGcgtgtatgtgcgcccctgtcctccACAGCTTGATACATTGACcccatattattctaaggctaaactttgctttgaatacatcattaggtgtagtatgtatttactgtttaatttccctttaaaggagagaaataaaatattgcatttatTTGATAACCAGCAACCTGAATTGATGAAATCTAAATCtgagaaaaaatatttataaaaattgagGGTGGCTATTGTCTCATGTTCATATATGTTAGTACAGAAGAATGACATTGTGTTGAAGCATTGCAGAGAGACACATTCGGTTTATTCAAATAGTAATGCCAATATCACTGCCCTTTAGCCTGAGTAATTGTAGTTTGTTATTGGGAGAGCTGTATAACTCCATACAAAGCTGACTGTCCTATTTAGCAAGTTTAGAAGAATTAGAATCACTTTTGAAGAACATGGGTGCATTTTCATCTGAATGTTTCCCTCTTATTAAACATAAATTAGGTTAGTTCACTGGTATGATCCTTATCTGTTGTATCAGAGAAGAAACTGATATTTTTGTGGACGAGTAAAAGGGATATATTTATAGGCTTTACTGAAACAATCATAAAGAATTATGGTTTTACTAACAGATGTAATCTTTGTCATTGGACAAAGAAGCACAGGAGATACCAATATCTGAAAATCCTGCAATTCAGAGAAGTCCTAAGACTAAAGAAGAATATTTTCTTATGAAGAAAGGAAGATGGAAAACAAACATTTGTATTGCAGCTCTAACACTGAAAATGTCTGCATTTTAAAGGGATGAATATTCATTTCCAGAGTGTTGGCCtaatcatatttataaatatgaacaGGCAAGGGAGAAATGGGTGTCCATACCACTAATAATGTGAGGACCTAGTCATCGTAGAGTAAAATGTGACTTGCATCAGAGGAGATTAA from Bombina bombina isolate aBomBom1 chromosome 2, aBomBom1.pri, whole genome shotgun sequence harbors:
- the DDX54 gene encoding ATP-dependent RNA helicase DDX54, giving the protein MAQKKRRTGKSRKPRGDRDSDDSDTKEFEVEVGIPEQDDVRLPSFPTAECGSDTEMDTRQMVRAQNKKKKKSGGFQSMGLSYPVFKGVMKRGYKVPTPIQRKVIPVILDGKDVVAMARTGSGKTACFLIPMFEKLKAHSAQTGVRGLILSPTRELALQTLKFTKELGKFTGLKTALILGGDRMEDQFAALHENPDIIIGTPGRLMHVAVEMNLKLRCVEYVVFDEADRLFEMGFAEQLQEIISRLPDTRQTLLFSATLPKMLLEFARAGLTEPVLVRLDVDTKLSDQLKLSFFHMREEEKPAVLLHLLRCVVKPQEQTVVFVATKHHAEYLRELLDMQGIPCSHIYSSLDQTARKINLGLFLHGKVRALMVTDVAARGIDIPMLDNVINYSFPPKAKLFLHRVGRVARAGRSGTAYSLVAPDEMPYVYDLHLFLGRPLKLAGSYEMDDEQDGVLGRVPQTVIDDEESLLITDHERSLDLQNLHHVAENAYKQYCKSRPAPAPESIKRVKEANYSQLGIHPIFWSQLGGEEMQRLKVVDSIKTYKPKVTIFEINATNKTPASEVMRAKRNQDQKVIAKFKRLQDEKISETKLVSTSKNSIQPSGEDCDEENMEGVFSQVFGKRKRKDKDDDEGNQKKKGGGTQDTEYYVPYKPKDFESERGLSVGGSSFEHAAAGAVLDLLGDKTEDLRKNKSIMKWDRKKKKFVGTGGHEDKKKIKTESGHLISSSYKKNIYEDWKKKYKIDDQDSEEERDNQSGGMSRRGRGGRSGSRGPPRPETPGAHGKPRSELRNKQQILKQRKIQEKQRFLQRGGMKQIKNRTKQRAQELKRSAFGRGRSSGFKKGKMKR